The following coding sequences are from one Dama dama isolate Ldn47 chromosome 8, ASM3311817v1, whole genome shotgun sequence window:
- the LOC133060631 gene encoding hepatoma-derived growth factor-related protein 2-like, whose protein sequence is MPHAFKPGDLVFAKMKGYPHWPARIDDIADGAVKPPPNKYPIFFFGTHETAFLGPKDLFPYDKCKDKYGKPNKRKGFNEGLWEIQNNPHASYSTPLPVSSSDSEAAEADRAGGSEDDEDRGVMAVTAVTAAATSDRMESDSDSDKSSDNSGLKQKAVALKMSVSKRTRKASSELDQASMSPSEEENSESSSESEKTSDQDFTPEKKPVVRAPRRGPLPGRKKKKAPSASDSDSKAESDAAKAEPVPPVRSPSSSSASSSSSSSDSEVSVKKPPRGRKPAEKPPPKPRGRKPKPERPPTSSSSDSDSDEVDRISEWKRRDKERRRELEARRRREQEEELRRLREQEKEKKERRRERERGETAPGGSAGSSGEELKDDDEPVKKRGRKGRGRGPHPSSDSEPEAELDREVKKSAKKLQPQSTEPARRPSQKEKRGRSEEKPRARPVKVERTRKRSEGFPPDRKVEKKKEPSVEEKLQKLHSEIKFALKVDNPDVKRCLNSLEELGTLQVTSQILQKNTDVVATLKKIRRYKANKEVMEKAAEVYTRLKSRVLGPKIEAIQKATKTGSEKERAEAEKAEEVLAGEEAPTERAEDEASTNLAAPVNGEAASQKGESAEDKEPEQVQNSEEGLGGGSSEDLLHNDTVREGPDLDGPGKEWLDRERLRMDSESLDEEES, encoded by the coding sequence ATGCCGCACGCCTTCAAGCCCGGGGACTTGGTGTTCGCCAAGATGAAGGGCTACCCGCACTGGCCGGCCCGGATCGATGACATCGCCGACGGTGCCGTGAAGCCCCCGCCCAACAAGTACCCCATCTTCTTCTTTGGTACACACGAAACAGCCTTCCTGGGACCCAAGGACCTGTTCCCCTACGACAAGTGTAAAGACAAGTACGGGAAGCCCAACAAGAGGAAAGGCTTCAATGAGGGCCTGTGGGAGATCCAGAACAACCCCCACGCCAGCTACAGCACGCCTCTGCCGGTGAGCTCCTCTGACAGCGAGGCCGCTGAAGCGGACCGGGCAGGTGGCAGTGAGGATGACGAGGATCGGGGGGTCATGGCTGTCACAGCTGTGACCGCCGCAGCCACCAGTGACAGGATGGAGAGCGACTCTGACTCTGACAAGAGCAGCGACAACAGCGGCCTCAAGCAGAAGGCCGTGGCCTTGAAGATGTCGGTCTCAAAACGAACTCGAAAGGCCTCCAGCGAACTGGATCAAGCCAGCATGTCTCCATCTGAGGAGGAGAACTCGGAAAGCTCCTCCGAGTCAGAGAAGACCAGTGACCAGGACTTCACTCCTGAGAAGAAACCAGTTGTCCGGGCCCCACGGCGGGGCCCCCTTCCAGGACGGAAGAAAAAGAAGGCGCCCTCTGCATCAGACTCGGACTCCAAAGCAGAATCGGACGCAGCCAAGGCTGAGCCGGTGCCCCCGGTGAGGTCGCCATCATCGTCCtccgcttcttcctcctcttcctcttcggACTCGGAAGTGTCAGTCAAGAAGCCTCCGCGAGGCCGGAAGCCAGCCGAGAAACCTCCGCCCAAGCCACGTGGGCGGAAACCTAAGCCTGAGCGGCCGCCCACCAGCTCCAGCAGCGACAGCGACAGCGACGAGGTGGACCGCATCAGCGAGTGGAAGCGCCGGGACAAGGAGCGGCGGCGCGAGCTGGAGGCCAGGCGGCGccgggagcaggaggaggagctgcGGCGGCtgagagagcaggagaaggagaagaaggagcgTCGGCGTGAGCGCGAGCGCGGGGAGACAGCGCCTGGGGGCAGCGCGGGCAGCAGCGGCGAGGAGCTCAAGGACGACGACGAGCCAGTCAAGAAGCGCGGCCGCAAGGGCCGGGGTCGGGGCCCACACCCCTCCTCCGACTCAGAGCCCGAGGCCGAGCTGGACAGAGAGGTGAAGAAATCAGCTAAGAAGCTGCAGCCACAGAGCACAGAGCCTGCGAGGAGACCcagccagaaggagaagaggggacgTTCTGAGGAGAAGCCGCGAGCCAGGCCTGTGAAGGTGGAGCGGACCCGGAAGCGGTCAGAAGGGTTCCCACCAGACCGGAAGGTTGAGAAGAAAAAAGAGCCCTCCGTGGAGGAGAAGCTACAGAAACTACACAGCGAGATCAAGTTCGCCCTGAAGGTTGACAATCCGGATGTGAAGAGGTGTCTGAATTCCTTGGAGGAACTAGGGACCCTGCAGGTGACCTCACAGATCCTTCAGAAGAATACGGATGTCGTGGCCACGTTGAAAAAGATCCGCCGCTACAAGGCTAACAAGGAGGTGATGGAGAAGGCGGCGGAGGTCTACACCCGGCTCAAGTCTCGGGTCCTGGGACCAAAGATCGAGGCCATCCAGAAGGCGACCAAAACCGGGTCAGAGAAGGAGAGGGCCGaggctgagaaggctgaggaagtGCTGGCCGGAGAGGAGGCCCCCACAGAGAGGGCGGAGGACGAGGCGAGCACTAACCTCGCAGCTCCCGTGAACGGCGAGGCCGCGTCCCAGAAGGGGGAAAGTGCCGAGGACAAGGAGCCAGAGCAAGTACAGAACtcggaggaggggctggggggtggcTCCTCCGAAGACCTGTTACACAATGACACCGTGAGGGAGGGCCCTGACCTGGATGGGCCCGGGAAGGAGTGGCTGGACCGAGAGCGGCTGCGGATGGACTCGGAGTCCCTGGACGAGGAGGAGAGCTGA